A single region of the Pontibacter kalidii genome encodes:
- a CDS encoding DUF983 domain-containing protein, which translates to MHKNCPCCGLALEPEPGYYYGAMYVSFAFNVGIFLVSLFILYRFLGEVTMAMMLGVVGVIVIGLLPIIFRLSRVLWINIFIRYEGPCSELPKKVEP; encoded by the coding sequence ATGCATAAGAACTGCCCATGCTGCGGACTGGCTTTGGAACCCGAGCCGGGCTATTACTATGGCGCCATGTATGTGAGCTTTGCTTTTAACGTGGGTATTTTCCTGGTGTCGCTCTTTATACTTTACCGGTTTTTGGGCGAGGTGACCATGGCTATGATGTTAGGTGTGGTGGGCGTTATCGTAATTGGGCTCCTGCCGATCATTTTCAGGTTATCAAGGGTACTCTGGATTAACATTTTCATCAGGTATGAAGGGCCCTGCAGCGAGCTGCCGAAGAAAGTAGAGCCTTAG